From one Nitrososphaerota archaeon genomic stretch:
- the argF gene encoding ornithine carbamoyltransferase encodes MSLKGRDILSLAELSSEEITRILDVAAFLKSERKQGRFRQPLVHKTLALIFQKPSTRTRVSFEVAMNDLGGGTVTLSSGEIQITRGETVEDTARTLSRYVDVIMARTNKHSDIVELAEHATVPVINGLSDLYHPSQVLADLQTIRERKGRLEGLNLAWVGDGNNMCNTLLIGCSKTGISITAATPAKYRPYKTAYDTAKRESRKTGGEVKLVEDPKEAVQDADIVVTDTFVSMGDDAAREERLKVFLPRYQVNSKLMSLAKPDAIFMHCLPAHRGEEVTADVIDGEHSVVWDEAENRLHSQKAMLSLLLAEDTALQI; translated from the coding sequence GTGTCTCTGAAGGGCCGTGACATTCTTTCCTTAGCTGAGCTCTCAAGCGAAGAGATTACCCGTATTCTTGACGTAGCGGCTTTTTTGAAGTCGGAGCGGAAGCAAGGCAGGTTCAGGCAGCCGCTGGTTCACAAGACTCTTGCCTTGATCTTCCAGAAGCCCTCCACTCGCACCAGAGTCAGCTTCGAAGTGGCTATGAACGATCTCGGCGGCGGAACAGTCACGCTTAGCAGCGGAGAGATCCAGATAACCCGAGGCGAAACTGTTGAAGACACAGCTCGCACCCTCTCCAGATATGTTGACGTGATTATGGCGCGAACTAACAAGCACAGCGACATTGTTGAGCTGGCGGAGCACGCTACTGTTCCGGTGATTAATGGTCTCTCTGATCTGTATCACCCGTCTCAGGTTCTGGCTGATCTTCAAACGATACGTGAGAGGAAGGGGCGGCTTGAAGGATTGAATCTAGCTTGGGTTGGGGATGGAAACAATATGTGCAACACTCTTCTGATAGGTTGTAGCAAAACCGGCATCAGCATCACGGCTGCTACTCCAGCGAAGTATCGACCCTACAAGACAGCGTATGATACAGCTAAACGCGAGTCTAGGAAGACTGGTGGAGAGGTTAAGCTGGTCGAAGATCCTAAGGAGGCTGTTCAAGACGCGGATATCGTGGTGACCGACACCTTCGTCTCAATGGGTGACGACGCGGCCCGTGAAGAGCGGCTCAAAGTCTTCCTCCCAAGATATCAAGTGAACAGTAAACTGATGAGCCTAGCTAAACCGGATGCCATCTTTATGCACTGTCTTCCCGCACATCGAGGTGAAGAGGTAACTGCTGACGTTATTGACGGCGAACACTCAGTTGTCTGGGATGAAGCTGAGAACAGGCTGCACAGCCAGAAAGCAATGCTCAGCCTACTTCTAGCAGAAGACACTGCACTCCAGATTTAG
- the pfdA gene encoding prefoldin subunit alpha, whose product MSDEEKLQSMVYESRLLEGQYNELNQQQSFLLRAFAEVTAGRDALRGLGETAPTDILIPLGGGVFVKGTAPPPSQVLLGIGADIVVEKSREEALSFVEERLKEMENALAGLEARRNEIANRINAQRLAINSMVEKQSQQQQPQQ is encoded by the coding sequence ATGAGTGATGAAGAGAAGCTGCAGTCAATGGTCTACGAGTCTAGGCTCCTTGAGGGCCAGTATAATGAACTAAACCAGCAGCAGAGCTTTCTCCTACGGGCCTTCGCTGAAGTAACTGCTGGCCGCGATGCTCTTCGCGGATTAGGTGAAACGGCGCCTACAGATATCCTGATTCCGCTCGGTGGAGGAGTCTTTGTGAAGGGTACTGCGCCACCGCCAAGCCAAGTTCTTCTCGGCATCGGTGCGGATATAGTGGTTGAGAAGAGTCGGGAGGAGGCGTTGAGCTTTGTTGAGGAACGGTTGAAGGAAATGGAGAATGCGCTAGCGGGCTTAGAGGCGAGGCGAAACGAGATCGCAAACCGCATCAACGCGCAGCGGCTAGCCATCAACTCGATGGTCGAAAAGCAAAGCCAGCAGCAACAGCCTCAGCAGTAG
- the ftsY gene encoding signal recognition particle-docking protein FtsY, with protein MFDRLRSAISSVTTAVSHRTLDAGDVDEFLIEFEMALLESDVAQEVAADLTKKVKDAVVGQKIPRSTDAGEYVKGLLKDSIKQVMSEAAQLDIIRMIKERKAAGGIFTTVFLGINGTGKTTTIAKVAKLLKDKGFSVVIACADTYRAGAIEQLTEHANRLSIKAITQRYGADPAAVARDAVLYAQSHRIDVVLIDTAGRMQTSKNLMEEMGKIVRVVKPDVKIFVGDALAGNDAVSQAKEFSQYTGFDAAILTKADADAKGGSALSIVHVSHKPIIFLGVGQDYDSLVPFDVDRFISTIFQQS; from the coding sequence GTGTTTGATCGTCTCCGCTCAGCTATCAGTTCAGTCACCACTGCCGTAAGTCACAGGACGCTTGACGCCGGAGATGTAGATGAGTTCCTGATTGAGTTCGAGATGGCTCTCCTTGAGAGCGATGTGGCTCAAGAGGTTGCTGCAGATCTCACCAAGAAGGTTAAAGATGCGGTAGTAGGTCAGAAGATACCTCGTTCCACCGATGCTGGGGAGTATGTTAAGGGTCTTCTGAAGGACTCGATTAAACAGGTTATGAGTGAAGCAGCTCAACTTGACATCATCCGGATGATTAAGGAGAGAAAGGCCGCAGGCGGCATTTTCACAACTGTTTTTCTCGGCATCAACGGGACAGGCAAGACAACCACTATAGCGAAGGTCGCGAAGCTCCTCAAAGACAAAGGCTTCTCAGTCGTAATCGCCTGCGCTGACACCTACCGCGCCGGCGCAATTGAGCAGCTCACAGAGCACGCTAACCGGCTTTCCATCAAGGCGATAACGCAGCGCTACGGAGCTGATCCAGCGGCGGTTGCACGTGACGCGGTGCTGTATGCGCAGAGCCACCGTATAGATGTGGTTCTGATAGATACGGCTGGGCGTATGCAGACCAGTAAGAACCTGATGGAGGAGATGGGTAAGATTGTGCGTGTAGTGAAACCGGATGTCAAGATCTTTGTAGGTGATGCTTTAGCTGGGAATGACGCGGTGTCTCAAGCTAAGGAGTTCTCTCAGTACACTGGGTTCGACGCCGCGATTCTGACTAAGGCTGATGCGGATGCCAAGGGTGGTTCAGCTCTCTCAATAGTGCATGTGTCGCATAAACCGATTATCTTTCTAGGAGTCGGGCAGGATTACGATAGTCTTGTTCCGTTTGATGTGGATCGCTTTATTTCCACGATATTCCAGCAGAGTTGA